In Holophagales bacterium, one DNA window encodes the following:
- a CDS encoding dCMP deaminase family protein, with product MQTVRVRPGWDEYYLAIARAVAARSNCVRRQVGALVVVDNAIIATGYNGTPVGVRNCIDGGCPRCASDAPVGAGYDSCICVHAEQNAIVFAARHGNATQGGTLYTTLRPCFGCLKESIQAGIRSIVFAEPFAYEGELEALYQRLVAESGIVLRTVPEPPGPASPLQGTKR from the coding sequence ATGCAAACGGTGCGGGTGCGCCCGGGCTGGGACGAGTACTACCTGGCGATCGCGCGAGCGGTCGCGGCGCGGTCGAACTGCGTGCGGCGGCAGGTCGGGGCGCTCGTGGTCGTCGACAACGCGATCATCGCGACGGGTTACAACGGCACGCCGGTCGGCGTCCGCAACTGCATCGACGGCGGTTGCCCCCGTTGCGCCTCCGACGCACCGGTCGGGGCTGGCTACGACTCCTGCATCTGCGTGCACGCCGAGCAGAACGCCATCGTGTTCGCGGCGCGACACGGCAACGCGACCCAGGGCGGGACGCTCTACACGACGCTGCGGCCCTGCTTCGGTTGCCTCAAGGAGTCGATCCAGGCGGGGATCCGTTCGATCGTCTTCGCCGAGCCGTTCGCCTACGAGGGCGAGCTCGAGGCGCTCTATCAGCGCCTCGTGGCCGAGTCCGGCATCGTGCTACGGACGGTCCCGGAGCCGCCCGGTCCGGCGTCGCCGCTTCAGGGCACGAAGCGGTAG
- a CDS encoding response regulator transcription factor: protein MTAPPAAPRVLVVEDDDAIAQGLVFNLERKGYCVEASSDGLDALARIQATTFDLVLLDVRLPGIDGFEVCQRLRQAGVLTPILMLTARGQPDDVIFGLKMGADDYVVKPFDLAELLARVEGMLRRLAWSRQSSVAGSGPTEGSQRREFGDFWVDFDSYEAKTRRGVVQLSQKEIAVMRVFLSRPQQVVTRRELLTEVWQLPHHPNERVVDNVIVALRQHFEENSARPRHILSVRGVGYRFVP from the coding sequence ATGACCGCGCCGCCAGCCGCACCGCGCGTGCTCGTCGTCGAAGACGACGATGCGATCGCCCAAGGGCTCGTCTTCAACCTCGAGCGCAAGGGCTATTGCGTCGAAGCTTCGAGCGACGGCCTCGACGCGCTCGCCCGCATCCAGGCGACGACCTTCGACCTCGTCCTGCTCGACGTGCGCCTGCCCGGAATCGACGGTTTCGAGGTCTGCCAGCGCCTTCGCCAGGCGGGGGTGCTCACGCCGATCCTCATGCTGACCGCCCGCGGCCAACCCGACGACGTGATCTTCGGGCTGAAGATGGGCGCCGACGACTACGTCGTCAAGCCGTTCGATCTCGCCGAGCTCCTGGCGCGGGTCGAAGGCATGCTGCGGCGTCTCGCCTGGTCACGGCAGTCGAGCGTCGCCGGAAGCGGCCCGACCGAAGGCAGCCAGCGGCGAGAGTTCGGCGACTTCTGGGTCGACTTCGACAGCTACGAAGCGAAGACGCGTCGCGGGGTCGTCCAGCTCTCGCAGAAGGAGATCGCGGTCATGCGCGTCTTCCTCTCGCGGCCGCAGCAGGTGGTGACGCGTCGCGAGCTCCTCACCGAGGTCTGGCAGCTCCCCCACCATCCGAACGAGCGCGTGGTCGACAACGTGATCGTCGCGCTGCGCCAGCACTTCGAAGAGAACTCGGCACGCCCGCGCCACATCCTCAGCGTGCGCGGCGTCGGCTACCGCTTCGTGCCCTGA